The proteins below are encoded in one region of Salvelinus fontinalis isolate EN_2023a chromosome 10, ASM2944872v1, whole genome shotgun sequence:
- the LOC129863141 gene encoding transcription factor HES-7.1-like: MKPLEEKENRKMNRMLLKPQVERRRRERLNHSLESLRTLLLQGPLHKGVTQRRVEKAEILEHTVLFLQNTGDGDRKKGEDGEKQHPFQDGFSGCLQRAAHFLGQEGEGLQLEAALNSPFSARLNSYACMNTEVPAKSHSSNSLPSTTCHQSSHLMKIQESHYRQQLCEVYRRHLSHAHRAPLRHGDPKPPQLPHRHAAKEAQSQNLLAIQSVWRPWP, encoded by the exons ATGAAACCACTTGAAGAAAAAGAGAACAGGAAAATGAACAGAATG CTCCTCAAGCCTCAGGTGGAGAGACGtcggagagagagattgaaccaCAGTCTGGAGAGCCTGAGAACCCTGCTGCTGCAGGGACCACTACATAAA GGTGTGACTCAGCGTAGAGTGGAGAAAGCTGAGATCCTGGAACACACTGTTCTCTTTCTCCAGAACACTGGAGATGGGGACAGGAAGAAAGGTGAAGATGGAGAAAAGCAACATCCCTTCCAGGATGGCTTCTCAGGCTGCCTGCAGAGAGCTGCACACTTCCTGGGGCAGGAAGGGGAGGGCCTGCAGCTGGAGGCAGCACTGAACTCTCCTTTCTCTGCTCGTTTGAACAGCTATGCCTGTATGAACACCGAAGTTCCGGCTAAATCCCACTCTTCCAACTCTCTGCCCAGCACAACGTGCCACCAGTCCTCACACCTGATGAAGATACAGGAGTCCCACTACAGACAACAGCTTTGTGAAGTCTACAGGAGACATCTGTCTCATGCTCACAGAGCTCCACTCCGACATGGAGATCCCAAACCTCCCCAGCTGCCCCACAGACACGCTGCCAAAGAAGCCCAATCTCAGAACCTCCTGGCCATCCAGTCTGTGTGGCGGCCTTGGCCCTGA